In Colletotrichum higginsianum IMI 349063 chromosome 1, whole genome shotgun sequence, the DNA window TAGGGTGCTCGCAGCATCAGTAGTGACCACAGCCTGGCGATCATTAGAGCAAAAGGAATGCCCCCTCACGGGATTGAACCGTGGACCTTCGCATGACGGAGAGTACGAGTGCGACGCTCTACCACTGAGCCAAAGGGGCGGAGTCTGTCACTGCACTGGTTGGTCGACCACTGAGACAAATCCACATTGACCGGCTCGCGATAATCTGAATTATCACTCAGATCTCAATAGACTGACTACAACAAATTAACATTGCATAAAGGGAACCAATAGTAATAGAGCAAACAGCAGTATAAGTCTAAAGTAGGAGGCATAATAGCACACAGACTTATAGACAAGCATTATTCTAGTTAATTCTATTCATTTTGTAAACTTAGTGTTTGGCGCTCCCATTATGATAGAAAATGTGGTTATGCTGGTACTAAACAGGCTAAGGCTTTACTGCTGGTGTTAGTAGGGAAGAACAAAAGTTCTTTTTGGCAGAACTGCTTAGATTTTATTATAACAAAGACAGACACTGTTACACAACTCCTACACCTAAGCTCCAAGCCTCTGCAATTGTACTGCAGGATGAAAATGTTGACCTGCAAACAAAGGGTGAAAGTTGCTGCTGGCAACAGTCCCTGGTTGATTCCAGCGCAACTGCCAGAAGGAGAACTGGTTTGTCCAATGCAATCACTGCGACTGTGTTGCCTTTGTGTTTTCATACAACTACCTAGCCTAGAAGTAGTCGTACCCTAACACTCAAGTGCTACACTTCTCCAATTGGAGCACAGTCTCTTCAATCAAGCATGAAACGGACTGATCGTTTCTTTCTTGACGAGCGccggagagggggaggatTATCAGCAGGAGGCGTCCTAAAACCTGTAACATGTCAGTCGCAAGTCTACGTAGTAAGAGACCAAGTCCTCGCTTACCTGCTCCTCGATTCAACCATAGGTGACCCCTACGCAAGTCACCCGTCGTGGTACCATCACCCTATGTCTGGTCACGTTCCTCGATGCCAGCCCAATGTCTgcctgctgctggcggagcTGTCAAAGCTGCCTGTGCACCTGCTACCTGACCATCCATTTCTATCAGGTCAATGTCCCCGTCTGCGTCCTCTTCTCCGCTCCTAGCCGTGTTCTTGAGTGGCTCCTCTTGGCTTTGGGTCGATGACGTCGGCAGACTGCGCTTGGGGATCTTGACGAGGTCATGTTCCTTTCCGGCCTGGACATAACAGAGGTAGTATGGGTCGCCGTTACTGTTGAGTGTCTTCAACACCTCTTCGGTATTAGGTGTTTCTGTCACGGTCCTATCGTTATACTTGCGCCAAACACCGGAATCGAAGTCGTGGATCCAAACCCAGTAATGCCCTGCCCGCAGCTGGCCACTGTGGCAGATAACGGCATGCAGGCGATATGCATGGGTCTTGTGCTGTGAGAAGAGTTCTTCGAGCTCTGCTTTGTACGTCTTAACCTCTTCCACGCGCATGTTGCTGATTTGCTGCCGTCCTTCCACGATGAATCCTGTCGTCTCGGGCGGCTCGATCTTTTCGAACGATGTTACGGACTGGTTGTACGTCGGAAACGACGAGTCTTCACCCGCAAAGGCAAGGGAAGAAGCTGGCATGCCTCCAAGAAGTGAATCGGGCTCAGGGACGTCTGCTTTGTTGACATGGACGAAGTCGTTGACGAAACTGTCCATGATCTCTACATCTTCGGCTGTGGCAGTAGAGATGTTGTTGAGCTGCTCCAGACGCTGTTGAAGGGCCCATCCTTTTTGTCTCAGCTTGAAAAACTGCGGATCCTCTGGTGTGTCCATGTATCGATCAAGGTATAGCGTCTCAAAAACCTCAACGGGGTTCATGTTCTTGTTACCGTTGTTCTGGGTCCGCTGAATGAGTACATGCAATATGGGAGGAAGCCTCTTGATTGACGTAAACCGCATGATGTCCTCCTTGCCAGTAACGACTCGTTGAAGGTCGAAGTTGCGGCTCAGGCCGTCATGTATGTTGGTCGGACCGGCTTCGGCAGGGTATGCTGTGATTGCACGCTCAAGGGTTGAATCCAGCTTGTATTTGTCCTGGTTGGGAAACTTCGTGTGGTTGGTCAGTTCGACGTAGAACGTCTCCATGATCGGCTCCCACTGGATCCCATCCGCGGGGTCTGTCCTCGTGGGTCTGATGGCTGCCTGAAGACGGTTGATGATGCTACCCAtcacctcctcgacgtcttGCTGCTCCGTACCAGAAGTCCTAGTCTGGGTTTCCAAGGCCTTGAGCACCCGTTGCTCGACATTGAGGACTGGTGACTCAACTCCAGTCATCTTTACATCGGTATCAATAACAAGTTCCGGCGCTGGTGGTTCAACAGGCCGGGAGACAATTCGAATGTCTGTCTTGTCCTCGGGCACGAAGTCTCGCTTGTCATTGTCAATATCGGACATACTGACGAGGGTTTGCGAGCTTACGCTGCTAGCTGATTCCGAAACTGGATCAACCGTGACGTTCACCATGTCGATATCTTCCACCTGTTCCGACTTATGCGCAGGAGGTCCTGGGGGAGGCCTTGCAGGCAGTGGGGGAGGTGCTGGGAATTGAGTGCCCATGACCTCCAGGGTCTTTTGTTCCGCAGCATTGGTCGTCTTTGCTTGCGGGCCGGGTTCGTCAGTGAGATTCGAGGTAGGTAGCAGGACGGCGTTAGCCAGGCGTTGAGAGGGGCGAATAGCGGACGCTTGCGAGCCGCCGAGCTCATTCAACAGCCGATCAAGCTCTTCGACAACTAAGAGAAATCAGCGCGAAACTTCTTTGCATGGGAGGTTGAAACTTACAAACACGAGCAACAACTGCTTCGGCACGGTCGATCTTCAACTTGTTTCCGCCGATCAATCGGCGTTGAATGTCCAAATCATCCAGGCCAAGTTCGTGCGCAGGATAGTGGGCAAGTAAGTCCTTGATAGGAACAACAGTATTCAGGTATTGAAGGATGCTGTTCAAGTAGCAAGTGTTGCCAATGTTTTCCAGCCCGACGGGCAGGTTGCTCGTGTTAGTTGAAGCTACCGGGTCGGACTTTTCCTGTTGAGGCGGGCGGCCATATTCCTGTTCAAGCGCCTTGACTGCTTGGCGTATTTCGTCGCTGTTCCTGTCGGAGGCGATGGCATCCATGGCTTTGATAGCGACCTCGGCGGTGGACTTGCTCTTAGGGTCCTTGTTAAGCTACAGTACGGAAGCAAGCCAGGTCAGCATGGAATTGTAACCACAAGCCAAACGAGAGACATACCTTGACACTACACAACATGACGATGGTGTTATCAGGCCACTGCGGATCCGCTTCAAGGATGCGATAAGCTGAGGAGACGTCCATGGGAGCGTTCGCATGTGTGAGGATTCTGTCACTGCTCCTGTGGCGGCCAATGATCTGAAGCATCTCTCGAGCAAAATCCGCTTGGGAAGGGGAGTGCTCTAGCTTGGTGTTGTAAGCTGAGACGACATTGTCATCGCTGGCGGCGTACTGAAGGCTGAAGAAGGAATAGGCCTGGGTTTCCAACTCGTTTCCAGGACCGTGAGCGCTTGGTGGGGGCATTCCCTCCACGATAGTTAGCTCTTGTATCGCACGAGTCTGGAAATCCTCATCCGCAGTCAGAAGGGCAATGTCGCGAAGTGCTTCAACGTAAGTCTGACGTCGCTTCTCGCAAAGAATTGACTGCCGGTTGTAAGCGAAGAAAACCAACGCCTTGTCGAAATCGGGTAGGACGCCAAGAACTCGATGCGCCTCGGTCGATGATTGAGGGACTTTGTTCTGCGGATACTCGAAGCATTGGAGCTCTTTGAAAAGCCGGTTACCAACATACGGTCGATTCTCGCCAGGCTTCCCGCTTCTGATGATGAGGCTTTCTGCCTCGGCTTGAAGGTCCTCGATGAACGCGCGTAACGTGCTCAGTTTCGTTGGTGTGCCCGGAGTACCAGGCTCCAACCTAGGAGGAATGAAGTACGGTTCGAAGACGCCGTCTTTGTCAAGATTCTCTTCCGTAAACTGAATCGCTCTGAAGATGGCGTGGCACTCATCGCCAAATACAACCTGAAACCGCTTGTTACGCCGGGAAATGTTGCGCGGGTTGGGCTTGTCGAGCAAGTCTCTGAGATAGGTGTTCAAGGTCGATGGGGCAGTGGTAGACCAATCATCCCTGGCGTCTGCGAAACGCTCCGGCGAGTGCTTTCTCGCGTTTGCCAGATTGTCGAGGATGCGCTGCTTGTCGAGGAGTAGCCGCACCCATTCGCGCTTGAGCCGAGGCCGCGATATCTCAACAGACACCTGGAACGTGCAGCGGGGTGCCGAGCACGCGAAGTGCTCGACCGCGAGCAAAGCCTCTCTGATCATAGGATGATAATCCGATACCGATGTGGCGGGCCGTATCGGTTCCTTGACGTTGACCAAGTGATGAAGATAAAAGTCTGTATCCTTGGGGGGGAAGTGGAGGTTTAGAGGACGGCAGAGGCACACCAATTGATCCGAGTCCCACGACGTCCTGATGATGAAATGGAAGTCGCAATTGCAGCAAACACACGATAGAATGCCAGGATTACGGCCCTCTGCCGTGCTCTGGTTGCCCACAAGAACAAGGCGATGGGGCACACCGGCGCTGCTGCAGCGTGCTTCGCGATCCCAATCGATTCTTGCAAATGAGCCACTATCCAAATCAGAATTGAGTAGATCATGCACCCATCTTGGTGCAAGACGACCTGCTCAGTAGTCAGCATTTGACAACCAGAACAACGTCCAGGGTGAGGACGAGCCCACTGCCGAGTGTTGACCACAAGATCACCAGAACTTTAACATACCAGTCTTTCCAAGCATGTTTTCCTTGACGGAAGCGGGTCTTCCCTCCCAATGTTGGGCAGTTGGTGAATCACTTGGTGACATGATGGAGTATTGATCCGAGATGACCATGGCAAGCGTTGTAACTGGTTCAGTTGGAGGAGTCGGCTTCGTGGCTCGTATGGCGCAATGATCTTGGCAGCGAAGTTAGAAGTATGCCAAAGGCAACACCCCAGAGTCGAGTTCGCCACTCAAAAAGCCCGGCTCGCAAATACTTGTGCACGTCAACCTGAATTGGCACGCGTCAAGTCTGGACGAGCACGGTGTAAGTGTACGACGAACAGTGACAGTCCGACGCCACGGGGGGAATGCGCCGCCTCGGTCGAACGATGAATTGTCCTCTATAGCCCAAAACGGTGTTGATGAGAGACGGAATTCGGATGCACGTCGAGGTAGGTGGCTTGCAGGTGGATAGGTCGGTCAGCGGTAACGAAGATCGATCGAATGGATTGACGGAGGGTCGATGAACGCGGGGCACTGTGGATGGTGGGTTAGCTCACAACCAACGGAACAaggtggaagaagaggaggataCCTAACGGATCGCACCTCGTCCCGAGTCGGAACTGCAGAGATTTGAGATTGTAGTCGTTGAGCCGAGAGCAAACGAAGCCTCTGTCCAAATCGTTTGCGTGCAAAAGTAGGTGAGGGTCCACGGCGGTGATAACGGTGATGGAGGTGATGCAAACTGAACAGCTCCCGGGTATCTAGATGCAGACTGAA includes these proteins:
- a CDS encoding Ubiquitin carboxyl-terminal hydrolase, which gives rise to MVISDQYSIMSPSDSPTAQHWEGRPASVKENMLGKTGRLAPRWVHDLLNSDLDSGSFARIDWDREARCSSAGVPHRLVLVGNQSTAEGRNPGILSCVCCNCDFHFIIRTSWDSDQLVCLCRPLNLHFPPKDTDFYLHHLVNVKEPIRPATSVSDYHPMIREALLAVEHFACSAPRCTFQVSVEISRPRLKREWVRLLLDKQRILDNLANARKHSPERFADARDDWSTTAPSTLNTYLRDLLDKPNPRNISRRNKRFQVVFGDECHAIFRAIQFTEENLDKDGVFEPYFIPPRLEPGTPGTPTKLSTLRAFIEDLQAEAESLIIRSGKPGENRPYVGNRLFKELQCFEYPQNKVPQSSTEAHRVLGVLPDFDKALVFFAYNRQSILCEKRRQTYVEALRDIALLTADEDFQTRAIQELTIVEGMPPPSAHGPGNELETQAYSFFSLQYAASDDNVVSAYNTKLEHSPSQADFAREMLQIIGRHRSSDRILTHANAPMDVSSAYRILEADPQWPDNTIVMLCSVKLNKDPKSKSTAEVAIKAMDAIASDRNSDEIRQAVKALEQEYGRPPQQEKSDPVASTNTSNLPVGLENIGNTCYLNSILQYLNTVVPIKDLLAHYPAHELGLDDLDIQRRLIGGNKLKIDRAEAVVARVFVEELDRLLNELGGSQASAIRPSQRLANAVLLPTSNLTDEPGPQAKTTNAAEQKTLEVMGTQFPAPPPLPARPPPGPPAHKSEQVEDIDMVNVTVDPVSESASSVSSQTLVSMSDIDNDKRDFVPEDKTDIRIVSRPVEPPAPELVIDTDVKMTGVESPVLNVEQRVLKALETQTRTSGTEQQDVEEVMGSIINRLQAAIRPTRTDPADGIQWEPIMETFYVELTNHTKFPNQDKYKLDSTLERAITAYPAEAGPTNIHDGLSRNFDLQRVVTGKEDIMRFTSIKRLPPILHVLIQRTQNNGNKNMNPVEVFETLYLDRYMDTPEDPQFFKLRQKGWALQQRLEQLNNISTATAEDVEIMDSFVNDFVHVNKADVPEPDSLLGGMPASSLAFAGEDSSFPTYNQSVTSFEKIEPPETTGFIVEGRQQISNMRVEEVKTYKAELEELFSQHKTHAYRLHAVICHSGQLRAGHYWVWIHDFDSGVWRKYNDRTVTETPNTEEVLKTLNSNGDPYYLCYVQAGKEHDLVKIPKRSLPTSSTQSQEEPLKNTARSGEEDADGDIDLIEMDGQVAGAQAALTAPPAAGRHWAGIEERDQT